A window of Drosophila subobscura isolate 14011-0131.10 chromosome E, UCBerk_Dsub_1.0, whole genome shotgun sequence contains these coding sequences:
- the LOC117889974 gene encoding uncharacterized protein LOC117889974 isoform X12 has product MSFVEYYYFISFLLIFLILLRAYVCPTHNWKCLCCLAYGRESDRQGNALNASEERPHNRYGDIFFIEPSSEESARIRSQLEKDDKELPSYDEVMRMCNLTTPTAAAAASHSPSAVPSPIGIAALPAPPYSESDPHADAAAVAVSVSVAATPLTVITMEPEPSTSRAAQSPTTTTTTLVRGAPLTLPNTASNTEV; this is encoded by the exons ATGTCTTTCGTGGAGTACTACTATTTCATATCCTTCCTGCTCATTTTCCTCATTCTGTTGCGG GCCTACGTTTGTCCCACGCACAACTGGAAGTGTCTGTGCTGCCTTGCCTACGGCCGGGAATCGG ACCGCCAGGGCAATGCGTTGAACGCTTCGGAGGAGCGGCCGCACAACCGCTATGGCGACATATTCTTCATCGAGCCGAGCAGCGAGGAGTCGGCACGCATTCGCAGCCAGCTGGAAAAGGACGACAAGGAGCTGCCCAGCTATGACGAGGTGATGCGTATGTGTAATCTGACAACGCCAACGGCGGCCGCTGCGGCGTCACACTCGCCCTCGGCTGTCCCCAGCCCCATTGGGATAGCGGCTTTGCCAGCTCCGCCATATTCGGAGTCTGATCCGCATGCCGAtgctgcggcggtggcggtgtcggtgtcggtggcTGCGACACCACTCACAGTCATCACGATGGAGCCGGAACCCTCGACATCGCGTGCCGCGCAgagcccaacaacaacaaccaccacccTCGTCCGCGGTGCCCCTCTGACCCTGCCGAACACGGCATCCAATACGGAAGTTTGA
- the LOC117889974 gene encoding uncharacterized protein LOC117889974 isoform X6 translates to MDLFIVYVGAFFVLFLVMPIVYFLMQFLLWFILNKCCGSNPPQRAQDQRRRRPRRRVANIDRQGNALNASEERPHNRYGDIFFIEPSSEESARIRSQLEKDDKELPSYDEVMRMCNLTTPTAAAAASHSPSAVPSPIGIAALPAPPYSESDPHADAAAVAVSVSVAATPLTVITMEPEPSTSRAAQSPTTTTTTLVRGAPLTLPNTASNTEV, encoded by the exons ATGGATCTGTTCATCGTCTATGTGGGAGCCTTCTTTGTGCTTTTCCTGGTGATGCCCATAGTCTACTTCTTGATGCAG TTTCTGCTCTGGTTCATTCTGAACAAGTGCTGTGGGTCGAATCCTCCGCAGCGAGCTCAGGACCAACGTCGTCGTCGCCCCCGCCGTCGCGTTGCCAACATTG ACCGCCAGGGCAATGCGTTGAACGCTTCGGAGGAGCGGCCGCACAACCGCTATGGCGACATATTCTTCATCGAGCCGAGCAGCGAGGAGTCGGCACGCATTCGCAGCCAGCTGGAAAAGGACGACAAGGAGCTGCCCAGCTATGACGAGGTGATGCGTATGTGTAATCTGACAACGCCAACGGCGGCCGCTGCGGCGTCACACTCGCCCTCGGCTGTCCCCAGCCCCATTGGGATAGCGGCTTTGCCAGCTCCGCCATATTCGGAGTCTGATCCGCATGCCGAtgctgcggcggtggcggtgtcggtgtcggtggcTGCGACACCACTCACAGTCATCACGATGGAGCCGGAACCCTCGACATCGCGTGCCGCGCAgagcccaacaacaacaaccaccacccTCGTCCGCGGTGCCCCTCTGACCCTGCCGAACACGGCATCCAATACGGAAGTTTGA
- the LOC117889974 gene encoding uncharacterized protein LOC117889974 isoform X9 has product MVLYVSVFLGWFLIIVIVAVLVRVCCLCARHKSQSTQQQQQQRQRNQRYDIGNDRQGNALNASEERPHNRYGDIFFIEPSSEESARIRSQLEKDDKELPSYDEVMRMCNLTTPTAAAAASHSPSAVPSPIGIAALPAPPYSESDPHADAAAVAVSVSVAATPLTVITMEPEPSTSRAAQSPTTTTTTLVRGAPLTLPNTASNTEV; this is encoded by the exons ATGGTACTTTACGTGAGCGTTTTCCTGGGATGGTTCCTCATAATCGTGATTGTGGCCGTGCTCGTGCGC GTGTGTTGCCTGTGCGCCCGCCACAAGAGTCAATCTACT cagcagcagcagcagcaacgacagagGAATCAGCGATATGACATTGGAAATG ACCGCCAGGGCAATGCGTTGAACGCTTCGGAGGAGCGGCCGCACAACCGCTATGGCGACATATTCTTCATCGAGCCGAGCAGCGAGGAGTCGGCACGCATTCGCAGCCAGCTGGAAAAGGACGACAAGGAGCTGCCCAGCTATGACGAGGTGATGCGTATGTGTAATCTGACAACGCCAACGGCGGCCGCTGCGGCGTCACACTCGCCCTCGGCTGTCCCCAGCCCCATTGGGATAGCGGCTTTGCCAGCTCCGCCATATTCGGAGTCTGATCCGCATGCCGAtgctgcggcggtggcggtgtcggtgtcggtggcTGCGACACCACTCACAGTCATCACGATGGAGCCGGAACCCTCGACATCGCGTGCCGCGCAgagcccaacaacaacaaccaccacccTCGTCCGCGGTGCCCCTCTGACCCTGCCGAACACGGCATCCAATACGGAAGTTTGA
- the LOC117890132 gene encoding copper chaperone for superoxide dismutase-like, whose amino-acid sequence MSSVKMKKGDEAYANTLRKALDGLGEVDVDLKEGRVIVQTESPSSEVHDKIEATGRKAVLSGFGGQSAVALINTTGSVVDRTPVQGVVRFTAISAKKPGVLVDVVVDGLEPGLHGFHIHESGDVSLGCASVGDHYNPRQSRHGSPEASRSERQAGDLGNLRADESGRAKIRIVDAELEVAEIIGRAVVITSSADDLGLGANDQSLFRIACGIIARSA is encoded by the exons ATGAGTTCTGTTAAG ATGAAAAAGGGGGACGAAGCCTATGCAAACACACTGCGAAAGGCTCTGGATGGTTTGGGTGAAGTGGATGTCGACTTGAAAGAGGGACGTGTGATCGTTCAGACTGAGAGTCCGTCGTCAGAGGTGCACGATAAGATTGAGGCCACCGGACGAAAGGCTGTGCTGTCGGGATTTGGCGGACAGTCGGCAGTTGCTCTGATCAACACAACCGGCAGTGTGGTGGACCGAACGCCTGTCCAAGGCGTTGTACGGTTTACTGCCATCAGTGCAAAGAAGCCTGGCGTTTTGGTGGATGTCGTAGTGGATGGCCTGGAGCCGGGATTGCACGGCTTCCACATACACGAAAGTGGCGATGTTTCCCTAGGGTGTGCCTCTGTTGGCGACCACTATAATCCGCGTCAGTCGCGTCACGGCAGCCCAGAAGCATCGCGTTCAGAACGGCAGGCTGGCGACTTAGGCAATCTACGTGCTGATGAGAGTGGACGGGCAAAGATCCGGATCGTGGATGCCGAGCTGGAGGTGGCGGAGATTATCGGAAGGGCCGTTGTTATAACATCCAGTGCTGACGATCTTGGACTTGGTGCAAACGACCAAAGTCTG TTCAGAATCGCCTGCGGGATAATTGCTCGCTCGGCGTGA
- the LOC117889974 gene encoding uncharacterized protein LOC117889974 isoform X3: MYAPIMDWNSSDFGIHVAIYLALIVFFFCLLPIACYYVRIESRTLAKICPPRRRRQQQQQQRQRNQRYDIGNDRQGNALNASEERPHNRYGDIFFIEPSSEESARIRSQLEKDDKELPSYDEVMRMCNLTTPTAAAAASHSPSAVPSPIGIAALPAPPYSESDPHADAAAVAVSVSVAATPLTVITMEPEPSTSRAAQSPTTTTTTLVRGAPLTLPNTASNTEV; the protein is encoded by the exons ATGTACGCTCCCATCATGGACTGGAACTCATCTGACTTTGGTATCCATGTGGCCATCTACCTAGCTCTCATTGTATTCTTCTTCTGTCTGCTCCCTATCGCCTGCTATTATGTGCGCATCGAGAGTCGAACGCTGGCAAAGATCTGCccaccacgacgacgacgacagcagcagcagcagcaacgacagagGAATCAGCGATATGACATTGGAAATG ACCGCCAGGGCAATGCGTTGAACGCTTCGGAGGAGCGGCCGCACAACCGCTATGGCGACATATTCTTCATCGAGCCGAGCAGCGAGGAGTCGGCACGCATTCGCAGCCAGCTGGAAAAGGACGACAAGGAGCTGCCCAGCTATGACGAGGTGATGCGTATGTGTAATCTGACAACGCCAACGGCGGCCGCTGCGGCGTCACACTCGCCCTCGGCTGTCCCCAGCCCCATTGGGATAGCGGCTTTGCCAGCTCCGCCATATTCGGAGTCTGATCCGCATGCCGAtgctgcggcggtggcggtgtcggtgtcggtggcTGCGACACCACTCACAGTCATCACGATGGAGCCGGAACCCTCGACATCGCGTGCCGCGCAgagcccaacaacaacaaccaccacccTCGTCCGCGGTGCCCCTCTGACCCTGCCGAACACGGCATCCAATACGGAAGTTTGA
- the LOC117889974 gene encoding uncharacterized protein LOC117889974 isoform X7, with product MFAEFWFFAILLSIVFWLVGRECYLFVKLKVEEWNIHVYERILREEMMLRLAIEDRQGNALNASEERPHNRYGDIFFIEPSSEESARIRSQLEKDDKELPSYDEVMRMCNLTTPTAAAAASHSPSAVPSPIGIAALPAPPYSESDPHADAAAVAVSVSVAATPLTVITMEPEPSTSRAAQSPTTTTTTLVRGAPLTLPNTASNTEV from the exons ATGTTCGCGGAATTCTGGTTCTTTGCCATTTTACTTTCGATTGTCTTTTGGCTGGTTGGACGG GAGTGCTATCTGTTCGTTAAACTAAAAGTCGAGGAATGGAATATTCACGTGTACGAGCGCATCCTGCGCGAGGAGATGATGCTGCGGCTGGCCATCGAGG ACCGCCAGGGCAATGCGTTGAACGCTTCGGAGGAGCGGCCGCACAACCGCTATGGCGACATATTCTTCATCGAGCCGAGCAGCGAGGAGTCGGCACGCATTCGCAGCCAGCTGGAAAAGGACGACAAGGAGCTGCCCAGCTATGACGAGGTGATGCGTATGTGTAATCTGACAACGCCAACGGCGGCCGCTGCGGCGTCACACTCGCCCTCGGCTGTCCCCAGCCCCATTGGGATAGCGGCTTTGCCAGCTCCGCCATATTCGGAGTCTGATCCGCATGCCGAtgctgcggcggtggcggtgtcggtgtcggtggcTGCGACACCACTCACAGTCATCACGATGGAGCCGGAACCCTCGACATCGCGTGCCGCGCAgagcccaacaacaacaaccaccacccTCGTCCGCGGTGCCCCTCTGACCCTGCCGAACACGGCATCCAATACGGAAGTTTGA
- the LOC117889974 gene encoding uncharacterized protein LOC117889974 isoform X1 encodes MNSCPKASLWSEYHSQRSTQLPTWIPDPGPAPRANIGAKMPAVAPYLVFFFLAFISCAVTFCCLSFCMWACYEAWRTGPEPGRRRARTRRDRQGNALNASEERPHNRYGDIFFIEPSSEESARIRSQLEKDDKELPSYDEVMRMCNLTTPTAAAAASHSPSAVPSPIGIAALPAPPYSESDPHADAAAVAVSVSVAATPLTVITMEPEPSTSRAAQSPTTTTTTLVRGAPLTLPNTASNTEV; translated from the exons ATGAACAGTTGCCCAAAGGCCTCTCTATGGAGCGAATATCATTCACAGAGGAGCACACAATTGCCTACGTGGATACCCGATCCAGGTCCCGCTCCGCGCGCGAATATCGGTGCGAAAATGCCGGCCGTTGCGCCCTACCTAGTTTTCTTCTTCCTCGCCTTCATATCCTGTGCCGTGACCTTCTGTTGCCTAAGCTTCTGCATGTGGGCCTGCTACGAGGCGTGGAGGACCGGTCCGGAGCCGGGCCGGCGTAGAGCCCGTACTCGACGCG ACCGCCAGGGCAATGCGTTGAACGCTTCGGAGGAGCGGCCGCACAACCGCTATGGCGACATATTCTTCATCGAGCCGAGCAGCGAGGAGTCGGCACGCATTCGCAGCCAGCTGGAAAAGGACGACAAGGAGCTGCCCAGCTATGACGAGGTGATGCGTATGTGTAATCTGACAACGCCAACGGCGGCCGCTGCGGCGTCACACTCGCCCTCGGCTGTCCCCAGCCCCATTGGGATAGCGGCTTTGCCAGCTCCGCCATATTCGGAGTCTGATCCGCATGCCGAtgctgcggcggtggcggtgtcggtgtcggtggcTGCGACACCACTCACAGTCATCACGATGGAGCCGGAACCCTCGACATCGCGTGCCGCGCAgagcccaacaacaacaaccaccacccTCGTCCGCGGTGCCCCTCTGACCCTGCCGAACACGGCATCCAATACGGAAGTTTGA
- the LOC117889974 gene encoding uncharacterized protein LOC117889974 isoform X5, producing MSDQLHYFELGILLVIFVLIVYLPLRKYVARKCSQPRPAPVSTPMSRFSASYPSSSLSWTDRQGNALNASEERPHNRYGDIFFIEPSSEESARIRSQLEKDDKELPSYDEVMRMCNLTTPTAAAAASHSPSAVPSPIGIAALPAPPYSESDPHADAAAVAVSVSVAATPLTVITMEPEPSTSRAAQSPTTTTTTLVRGAPLTLPNTASNTEV from the exons ATGTCCGACCAACTCCATTATTTCGAACTCGGGATTTTGCTTGTCATCTTCGTTTTAATCGTCTACCTCCCGTTGCGA AAATATGTGGCCCGGAAATGCAGCCAACCGAGGCCAGCACCTGTCAGTACGCCCATGAGCAGGTTCAGTGCATCATACCCATCGTCGTCGCTCAGTTGGACAG ACCGCCAGGGCAATGCGTTGAACGCTTCGGAGGAGCGGCCGCACAACCGCTATGGCGACATATTCTTCATCGAGCCGAGCAGCGAGGAGTCGGCACGCATTCGCAGCCAGCTGGAAAAGGACGACAAGGAGCTGCCCAGCTATGACGAGGTGATGCGTATGTGTAATCTGACAACGCCAACGGCGGCCGCTGCGGCGTCACACTCGCCCTCGGCTGTCCCCAGCCCCATTGGGATAGCGGCTTTGCCAGCTCCGCCATATTCGGAGTCTGATCCGCATGCCGAtgctgcggcggtggcggtgtcggtgtcggtggcTGCGACACCACTCACAGTCATCACGATGGAGCCGGAACCCTCGACATCGCGTGCCGCGCAgagcccaacaacaacaaccaccacccTCGTCCGCGGTGCCCCTCTGACCCTGCCGAACACGGCATCCAATACGGAAGTTTGA
- the LOC117889974 gene encoding uncharacterized protein LOC117889974 isoform X11, with amino-acid sequence MTLTSNLIVTLGFVFAIFVIGQLIYLAKRMHDSVAQNRRLRQLDRQGNALNASEERPHNRYGDIFFIEPSSEESARIRSQLEKDDKELPSYDEVMRMCNLTTPTAAAAASHSPSAVPSPIGIAALPAPPYSESDPHADAAAVAVSVSVAATPLTVITMEPEPSTSRAAQSPTTTTTTLVRGAPLTLPNTASNTEV; translated from the exons ATGACTTTGACATCTAATTTGATTGTGACGCTcggttttgtgtttgccataTTTGTAATAGGCCAACTGATATAC TTGGCAAAGCGCATGCACGACTCCGTGGCACAGAACCGACGACTGCGCCAGCTTG ACCGCCAGGGCAATGCGTTGAACGCTTCGGAGGAGCGGCCGCACAACCGCTATGGCGACATATTCTTCATCGAGCCGAGCAGCGAGGAGTCGGCACGCATTCGCAGCCAGCTGGAAAAGGACGACAAGGAGCTGCCCAGCTATGACGAGGTGATGCGTATGTGTAATCTGACAACGCCAACGGCGGCCGCTGCGGCGTCACACTCGCCCTCGGCTGTCCCCAGCCCCATTGGGATAGCGGCTTTGCCAGCTCCGCCATATTCGGAGTCTGATCCGCATGCCGAtgctgcggcggtggcggtgtcggtgtcggtggcTGCGACACCACTCACAGTCATCACGATGGAGCCGGAACCCTCGACATCGCGTGCCGCGCAgagcccaacaacaacaaccaccacccTCGTCCGCGGTGCCCCTCTGACCCTGCCGAACACGGCATCCAATACGGAAGTTTGA
- the LOC117889974 gene encoding uncharacterized protein LOC117889974 isoform X13, with amino-acid sequence MQLMDVFYICLLILLVSFLCYKSKANQNSMLRDSSVAEDRQGNALNASEERPHNRYGDIFFIEPSSEESARIRSQLEKDDKELPSYDEVMRMCNLTTPTAAAAASHSPSAVPSPIGIAALPAPPYSESDPHADAAAVAVSVSVAATPLTVITMEPEPSTSRAAQSPTTTTTTLVRGAPLTLPNTASNTEV; translated from the exons ATGCAACTGATGGACGTGTTCTACATCTGCCTACTGATCCTCCTGGTATCCTTT CTCTGCTACAAAAGCAAGGCGAACCAGAACTCGATGCTGCGAGACAGCTCTGTGGCGGAAG ACCGCCAGGGCAATGCGTTGAACGCTTCGGAGGAGCGGCCGCACAACCGCTATGGCGACATATTCTTCATCGAGCCGAGCAGCGAGGAGTCGGCACGCATTCGCAGCCAGCTGGAAAAGGACGACAAGGAGCTGCCCAGCTATGACGAGGTGATGCGTATGTGTAATCTGACAACGCCAACGGCGGCCGCTGCGGCGTCACACTCGCCCTCGGCTGTCCCCAGCCCCATTGGGATAGCGGCTTTGCCAGCTCCGCCATATTCGGAGTCTGATCCGCATGCCGAtgctgcggcggtggcggtgtcggtgtcggtggcTGCGACACCACTCACAGTCATCACGATGGAGCCGGAACCCTCGACATCGCGTGCCGCGCAgagcccaacaacaacaaccaccacccTCGTCCGCGGTGCCCCTCTGACCCTGCCGAACACGGCATCCAATACGGAAGTTTGA
- the LOC117889974 gene encoding uncharacterized protein LOC117889974 isoform X4, whose protein sequence is MEAGPVIAFFILLAIGFVAYAVLQCAVICIAKRFCSARVRSGSSSRIEGMAMSSAPYRQGNALNASEERPHNRYGDIFFIEPSSEESARIRSQLEKDDKELPSYDEVMRMCNLTTPTAAAAASHSPSAVPSPIGIAALPAPPYSESDPHADAAAVAVSVSVAATPLTVITMEPEPSTSRAAQSPTTTTTTLVRGAPLTLPNTASNTEV, encoded by the exons ATGGAAGCGGGCCCAGTGATTGCGTTTTTCATCCTCCTGGCCATAGGGTTTGTGGCCTATGCCGTGCTGCAG TGCGCAGTCATATGCATCGCCAAGAGGTTTTGTTCTGCTCGCGTACGCAGTGGCAGCTCCAGCCGGATCGAAGGGATGGCCATGTCCTCTGCACCCT ACCGCCAGGGCAATGCGTTGAACGCTTCGGAGGAGCGGCCGCACAACCGCTATGGCGACATATTCTTCATCGAGCCGAGCAGCGAGGAGTCGGCACGCATTCGCAGCCAGCTGGAAAAGGACGACAAGGAGCTGCCCAGCTATGACGAGGTGATGCGTATGTGTAATCTGACAACGCCAACGGCGGCCGCTGCGGCGTCACACTCGCCCTCGGCTGTCCCCAGCCCCATTGGGATAGCGGCTTTGCCAGCTCCGCCATATTCGGAGTCTGATCCGCATGCCGAtgctgcggcggtggcggtgtcggtgtcggtggcTGCGACACCACTCACAGTCATCACGATGGAGCCGGAACCCTCGACATCGCGTGCCGCGCAgagcccaacaacaacaaccaccacccTCGTCCGCGGTGCCCCTCTGACCCTGCCGAACACGGCATCCAATACGGAAGTTTGA
- the LOC117889974 gene encoding uncharacterized protein LOC117889974 isoform X2, whose amino-acid sequence MVLYVSVFLGWFLIIVIVAVLVRVCCLCARHKSQSTRQQGRTRYRGPGPDPVPGAGAGPARVLQSYRIDPPLVSTAGRDRQGNALNASEERPHNRYGDIFFIEPSSEESARIRSQLEKDDKELPSYDEVMRMCNLTTPTAAAAASHSPSAVPSPIGIAALPAPPYSESDPHADAAAVAVSVSVAATPLTVITMEPEPSTSRAAQSPTTTTTTLVRGAPLTLPNTASNTEV is encoded by the exons ATGGTACTTTACGTGAGCGTTTTCCTGGGATGGTTCCTCATAATCGTGATTGTGGCCGTGCTCGTGCGC GTGTGTTGCCTGTGCGCCCGCCACAAGAGTCAATCTACTCGGCAGCAGGGTAGGACACGTTACCGTGGTCCTGGTCCTGATCCTgttcctggtgctggtgctggcccaGCCCGAGTGCTGCAGAGCTATCGAATCGATCCGCCTTTAGTCAGTACGGCAGGCAGAG ACCGCCAGGGCAATGCGTTGAACGCTTCGGAGGAGCGGCCGCACAACCGCTATGGCGACATATTCTTCATCGAGCCGAGCAGCGAGGAGTCGGCACGCATTCGCAGCCAGCTGGAAAAGGACGACAAGGAGCTGCCCAGCTATGACGAGGTGATGCGTATGTGTAATCTGACAACGCCAACGGCGGCCGCTGCGGCGTCACACTCGCCCTCGGCTGTCCCCAGCCCCATTGGGATAGCGGCTTTGCCAGCTCCGCCATATTCGGAGTCTGATCCGCATGCCGAtgctgcggcggtggcggtgtcggtgtcggtggcTGCGACACCACTCACAGTCATCACGATGGAGCCGGAACCCTCGACATCGCGTGCCGCGCAgagcccaacaacaacaaccaccacccTCGTCCGCGGTGCCCCTCTGACCCTGCCGAACACGGCATCCAATACGGAAGTTTGA